In Lacibacter sp. H375, one DNA window encodes the following:
- a CDS encoding sulfite exporter TauE/SafE family protein, with the protein MITEAITGGLVLGAFSSLHCIGMCGPLALAMPVQHLPVWQQRAAALMYNAGRIVTYALLGLLFGIVGRGLYLAGFQQWLSIISGAVILAFIINYYFLKKAWQPKWTLKLHGAVQQLMIKTLRTDRKGGYLLLGIMNGLLPCGMVYVALAAALNFRELQQSVLFMSAFGTGTIPLMFLLSIAGSSFSFSIRGRIKKVVPYLMTVTAVLLILRGMNLGIPFISPVMASEPATAIPCH; encoded by the coding sequence ATGATAACAGAAGCAATTACAGGTGGATTGGTCCTGGGTGCATTCAGCAGTCTGCACTGCATAGGAATGTGCGGTCCGTTGGCATTGGCAATGCCTGTACAGCATTTACCTGTGTGGCAGCAACGTGCTGCAGCACTCATGTACAATGCAGGCCGCATTGTTACATATGCATTGTTGGGTTTGTTGTTCGGCATTGTAGGTCGTGGCTTATACCTGGCAGGTTTTCAGCAATGGTTATCCATCATCAGCGGAGCAGTTATACTTGCTTTCATCATTAATTATTATTTCCTGAAAAAAGCCTGGCAACCAAAATGGACATTGAAGTTGCATGGAGCTGTACAACAACTCATGATCAAAACGCTACGTACAGATCGCAAAGGAGGATACCTGTTGCTTGGTATAATGAATGGACTGTTGCCTTGCGGTATGGTGTATGTGGCGCTTGCAGCAGCGTTAAATTTTCGTGAATTGCAACAGAGTGTATTGTTCATGAGTGCCTTTGGTACCGGCACTATTCCGTTAATGTTTTTGTTAAGCATAGCAGGGAGCAGTTTTTCTTTTTCAATACGTGGACGTATTAAAAAAGTTGTTCCTTATTTAATGACCGTGACGGCCGTATTGTTAATACTGCGTGGTATGAACCTTGGAATTCCGTTCATAAGCCCTGTAATGGCAAGCGAACCGGCTACAGCAATACCTTGTCACTAA
- a CDS encoding FixH family protein, giving the protein MTLNWGHKITLAFSAFVVFMFVMVYKSMKTDFQLVTKEYYKDELAYQQVIDGTNRANKLSSSVEVTQLNNELIIQLPAEMKGKTISGNIWLYCSSDDKKDRRLELTVDENGKQVIDSKNMMPANYLLKVTWKAEELNYYNEQRLELK; this is encoded by the coding sequence ATGACACTGAATTGGGGACATAAGATAACACTGGCATTTTCTGCTTTTGTTGTGTTTATGTTTGTAATGGTTTACAAAAGCATGAAAACAGATTTCCAGTTGGTGACCAAAGAATATTATAAAGATGAGCTGGCCTACCAGCAGGTGATCGACGGCACTAACCGTGCAAATAAGTTAAGCAGCAGTGTAGAGGTTACACAGTTGAATAATGAGCTTATTATTCAACTGCCGGCAGAGATGAAAGGCAAAACAATAAGTGGCAACATCTGGCTGTATTGCTCTTCTGATGACAAGAAGGATCGCCGACTTGAATTGACGGTTGATGAAAATGGCAAACAGGTGATCGATAGTAAAAACATGATGCCTGCAAATTATTTATTGAAGGTTACCTGGAAGGCAGAAGAATTGAATTATTATAATGAACAACGTTTGGAATTGAAATGA
- the ccoG gene encoding cytochrome c oxidase accessory protein CcoG, producing MNTEGNIQTQTNKESFRDTLATIDAQGKRKWIFAQKPKGKFYSIRTYVSFVFFLLFVSLPFIQMNGRPLFLFNIPQAKFILFGKVFWPQDFFIFGIIMITFIVFIVLFTSAFGRLFCGWVCPQTIFMEMLFRKLEYAIEGSAAKQKIMAAGPWTTEKIVRKTSKHVVFYLLAFIIANLFLAYIIGVEELWAMMKHPDANVGTIAALLVFSSVFYAVYAFFREQACTVVCPYGRLQGVLLDKNSMVVAYDYKRGEERKKIDKKEERTAGDCIDCFQCVKVCPTGIDIRNGTQMECVGCTACIDACDHMMESVGFKRGLIRYASENGIAKHEKLHYTRRMKMYTGLLAVLLILLTTLLVSQKDVKATVMRTPGLLYQEKGQDSVSNLYNIKVVNKTMNDIPLTVKLEDGDGIVQLVGKNINVQKEGQGSGSFFITIPKKRIQQRKTELKVGLYQGDKRIVVVKTSFLGPLYSNN from the coding sequence ATGAATACCGAAGGCAACATACAAACACAAACAAACAAAGAATCTTTCCGTGACACGCTTGCGACAATAGATGCACAGGGGAAACGGAAATGGATCTTTGCACAAAAACCAAAAGGAAAATTTTACAGTATACGTACTTATGTAAGTTTCGTTTTCTTTCTGCTGTTTGTATCACTTCCGTTTATTCAAATGAATGGACGACCATTGTTCCTGTTCAATATTCCGCAGGCGAAGTTTATTCTGTTTGGAAAGGTTTTCTGGCCACAGGATTTTTTCATCTTCGGTATTATCATGATCACATTCATTGTGTTCATTGTATTGTTTACTTCTGCGTTCGGTCGTTTGTTCTGCGGCTGGGTTTGTCCGCAAACCATTTTCATGGAAATGCTTTTCCGTAAACTGGAGTATGCAATCGAAGGTAGTGCAGCCAAACAAAAAATAATGGCTGCCGGCCCATGGACAACCGAAAAGATCGTTCGCAAAACAAGCAAACATGTAGTATTCTATTTGCTGGCGTTCATTATTGCAAATTTATTCCTTGCCTATATCATTGGTGTGGAGGAATTATGGGCTATGATGAAACATCCTGATGCTAACGTTGGCACCATTGCGGCACTTCTGGTTTTTTCATCAGTGTTCTATGCAGTGTATGCATTTTTCCGTGAGCAGGCCTGCACTGTTGTTTGTCCTTACGGACGCTTACAAGGTGTATTACTTGATAAAAACTCAATGGTTGTAGCATATGATTACAAGCGTGGGGAAGAACGTAAAAAGATCGATAAAAAAGAAGAACGTACTGCCGGTGATTGTATCGATTGTTTTCAATGTGTGAAGGTATGTCCTACAGGTATTGACATTCGCAACGGCACACAAATGGAATGCGTGGGTTGCACTGCCTGTATTGATGCATGCGATCATATGATGGAAAGTGTGGGTTTCAAAAGAGGGTTGATCCGTTATGCAAGTGAGAACGGCATTGCTAAACATGAAAAGCTGCATTACACACGCCGAATGAAAATGTATACGGGTTTGCTTGCTGTGTTGCTCATTCTGCTCACTACATTGCTGGTTTCACAAAAAGATGTGAAGGCAACTGTGATGCGCACACCGGGATTATTATACCAGGAAAAAGGACAAGACAGTGTATCGAACCTGTACAACATTAAAGTGGTGAACAAAACAATGAATGATATTCCGCTTACAGTAAAATTGGAAGATGGAGATGGGATTGTGCAACTTGTAGGTAAGAATATTAACGTACAAAAAGAAGGTCAGGGATCAGGATCATTCTTTATCACTATTCCAAAGAAACGAATTCAGCAACGTAAAACGGAATTGAAAGTTGGACTATACCAGGGAGATAAACGCATTGTGGTTGTGAAAACAAGTTTTCTCGGGCCACTCTATTCAAACAATTAA
- a CDS encoding cbb3-type cytochrome c oxidase N-terminal domain-containing protein, translating into MFTYRSTYLKPFLRKLLLMLPLLTAGVVVTAQTTSSAPAPSIWDNPLALTMLAIILVLLLVIALLANVVLGTARLHFDKQKKKNNAAQTITAIALFLLPMMASAQETAEAAAPAGPTSIGGLSATTFWLLSTVIAIEFLVIIVMGLFVKSFLAKEKVTLAITEENAIAKPSSFKVWWDKLNSFKPMEQEADIDLGHDYDGIRELDNRMPPWWIYGFYVTIIVAGIYLWRYHIAETAPLSKQEFEIAMKHAEEEKAAYLAKAANNIDENTVTLITDKAAIDAGKNNFVQMCAACHGKSGEGIVGPNLTDDYWLNGGSIKDIFKTIKYGRPEKGMKSWQDDYSPVQIAQLASFIKSLHGTNPPNAKDKQGDLYKEDAAPAQDSATAKKDVASN; encoded by the coding sequence ATGTTCACATACAGATCAACTTATCTGAAACCATTTTTACGGAAGCTGTTGCTTATGCTGCCGCTGTTAACGGCTGGCGTTGTAGTTACTGCTCAAACAACATCAAGCGCTCCTGCCCCTTCTATTTGGGACAACCCACTTGCATTAACAATGCTGGCTATCATCCTTGTTTTACTACTGGTGATCGCATTATTGGCAAATGTGGTGTTGGGAACTGCCCGTCTTCATTTCGATAAACAAAAGAAAAAAAATAATGCTGCACAAACCATAACAGCTATAGCGTTATTTCTTTTACCAATGATGGCATCAGCACAGGAAACTGCAGAAGCTGCTGCACCTGCAGGTCCAACTTCTATTGGCGGTTTATCAGCTACAACATTCTGGTTGCTCTCTACAGTTATTGCAATAGAGTTCCTGGTAATAATTGTAATGGGATTGTTTGTAAAAAGTTTCCTTGCTAAAGAAAAGGTTACGCTTGCTATCACTGAGGAGAATGCTATTGCAAAACCTTCTTCATTTAAAGTATGGTGGGATAAGCTCAACAGCTTTAAACCAATGGAACAGGAAGCTGATATTGATCTTGGGCATGACTATGATGGTATACGTGAGCTTGACAATCGAATGCCACCTTGGTGGATCTATGGTTTTTATGTAACCATTATTGTTGCAGGTATTTACTTATGGCGTTATCATATTGCTGAAACAGCTCCGCTCAGCAAGCAGGAATTTGAAATTGCCATGAAACATGCTGAAGAAGAGAAAGCAGCTTACCTGGCAAAAGCGGCAAATAATATTGACGAGAACACTGTTACACTCATTACCGACAAAGCAGCCATTGATGCAGGTAAAAATAATTTCGTTCAGATGTGTGCTGCATGTCACGGCAAATCGGGCGAAGGAATTGTGGGACCAAACTTAACTGATGATTACTGGTTGAATGGTGGCAGCATAAAAGATATTTTCAAAACCATTAAATACGGTCGTCCTGAAAAGGGAATGAAGAGCTGGCAGGATGATTATTCGCCTGTGCAAATTGCACAACTGGCAAGTTTTATTAAATCACTACATGGCACGAATCCGCCAAACGCAAAAGACAAACAAGGTGATTTGTACAAAGAAGACGCTGCTCCCGCACAGGATTCAGCAACAGCAAAGAAAGACGTGGCTAGTAACTGA
- a CDS encoding CcoQ/FixQ family Cbb3-type cytochrome c oxidase assembly chaperone, producing the protein MKFINYLEKISNVSFYGLTSFLIFFIFFCAVFIYVLRASKKEMNECSRIPLD; encoded by the coding sequence ATGAAATTTATCAACTATCTCGAAAAGATCAGCAACGTAAGTTTTTACGGATTGACTTCTTTTCTCATCTTCTTCATTTTTTTCTGCGCCGTGTTCATTTATGTATTGCGTGCAAGCAAAAAAGAAATGAATGAATGCAGCCGTATTCCATTAGACTAA
- the ccoN gene encoding cytochrome-c oxidase, cbb3-type subunit I, which translates to MQLEKFYYDNKIVKYFANATAIWGLVGMLAGLWAAIQIYMPAASLDYAGTTFGRLRPIHTNAVIFAFVGNCMFTGIYYSLQRLCKARMFSDKLSWIHFWGWQSIIVVAAITLFLGYTTGKEYAELEWPVDIMITLVWVVFGINMFGTIFKRRESHLYVAIWFYIATWITVAMLHIVNSFEIPVSLFKSYSWYAGVQDALVQWWYGHNAVAFFLTTPILGLMYYFLPKAANRPVYSYRLSIIHFWALIFIYIWAGPHHLLYTALPDWAQSLGVVFSVMLIAPSWGGMLNGLFTLRGAWDKVREEPVLKFFVVAVTCYGMATFEGPMLSLKSVNAIAHFTDWIVGHVHIGGLGWNGFMAFGMLYWLVPKMWGTSLYSKKLANNHFWLGTIGIVIYAVPLYWAGFAQAEMWKTFTESGQLKFQFLETVTNIIPMYITRSVGGTLYLIGAFMMVYNLYKTAKQGSFIANEEAEAAPLVKPESHVKEHWHRWIERRPATLLVFSLIVVAIGGILEIVPTFLIKSNVPTITSVKPYTALELQGRDIYIREGCYTCHSQMIRPFRDEVARYGEYSKAGEFVYDHPFQWGSKRTGPDLARVGGKYPDSWHYNHMMEPSLMSPGSIMPRYGWLLDNNVDTASTPAKIRAMQTLGVPYAKGYDQQANKDLMTQANSIRISLKMDKIETPANKEIVALIAYLQRLGKDIKAEKKTETALAD; encoded by the coding sequence ATGCAACTAGAAAAATTTTACTACGACAACAAGATCGTAAAATACTTTGCCAATGCAACAGCCATCTGGGGATTGGTAGGTATGCTTGCAGGTTTATGGGCAGCTATCCAGATCTATATGCCGGCAGCATCGCTCGATTATGCAGGCACTACGTTTGGCCGTCTTCGCCCCATTCATACCAACGCTGTCATTTTTGCCTTTGTTGGTAACTGTATGTTTACCGGAATCTACTATTCACTTCAACGCTTGTGTAAAGCAAGAATGTTCAGCGATAAATTAAGCTGGATCCATTTCTGGGGATGGCAATCAATTATTGTTGTTGCCGCTATTACCTTATTCCTTGGTTACACAACAGGTAAAGAATATGCAGAGCTTGAATGGCCTGTTGACATTATGATCACGTTGGTGTGGGTTGTGTTTGGTATAAATATGTTCGGCACTATTTTCAAGAGAAGAGAAAGTCATTTATATGTAGCCATCTGGTTCTACATCGCTACCTGGATCACTGTTGCAATGCTCCACATTGTGAACTCATTTGAAATTCCTGTTTCACTTTTCAAAAGCTACAGCTGGTATGCAGGTGTGCAGGATGCTTTGGTACAATGGTGGTATGGCCACAATGCCGTTGCTTTCTTTTTAACAACGCCCATTCTTGGTTTGATGTATTATTTCTTACCAAAAGCTGCTAACAGACCTGTTTACTCGTATCGTTTATCCATCATCCACTTCTGGGCGCTCATATTTATATATATATGGGCAGGCCCTCACCATTTGCTGTATACCGCCCTGCCTGACTGGGCACAATCACTTGGCGTTGTTTTCAGCGTAATGCTGATTGCTCCCAGTTGGGGCGGTATGCTCAATGGTTTATTTACACTGCGTGGTGCATGGGATAAAGTTCGTGAAGAACCGGTGTTGAAATTCTTTGTTGTTGCTGTTACCTGTTATGGTATGGCAACGTTCGAAGGACCAATGCTCAGTTTAAAAAGTGTGAACGCTATTGCACACTTTACTGACTGGATCGTTGGCCACGTACACATTGGTGGTTTAGGATGGAATGGCTTTATGGCGTTTGGTATGTTGTACTGGCTTGTACCAAAAATGTGGGGCACAAGTCTTTATTCAAAAAAACTTGCCAACAACCATTTCTGGTTAGGAACAATTGGTATTGTTATCTACGCAGTGCCTTTATACTGGGCAGGTTTTGCCCAGGCAGAAATGTGGAAGACGTTTACAGAATCAGGTCAATTGAAATTCCAGTTCTTAGAAACGGTTACCAACATCATCCCCATGTACATTACACGTAGTGTAGGCGGCACGCTTTATCTCATTGGTGCGTTCATGATGGTGTACAACTTATATAAAACAGCGAAGCAAGGTTCATTCATTGCCAATGAAGAAGCAGAAGCTGCTCCGTTAGTAAAACCTGAATCGCATGTAAAAGAACATTGGCATCGCTGGATCGAAAGAAGACCGGCAACATTATTAGTCTTCAGTTTGATCGTGGTGGCTATTGGTGGTATTCTTGAAATTGTTCCAACCTTCCTCATAAAATCAAACGTACCAACTATTACAAGTGTAAAACCATACACAGCTTTAGAATTACAGGGTCGTGATATTTATATACGTGAGGGTTGTTATACCTGTCACTCACAAATGATCCGTCCGTTCCGTGATGAAGTGGCCCGTTATGGCGAATACTCCAAAGCAGGAGAGTTTGTGTATGATCATCCGTTCCAGTGGGGAAGCAAACGTACAGGACCGGATCTTGCACGTGTTGGTGGAAAATATCCTGACAGCTGGCATTACAATCACATGATGGAGCCATCATTAATGTCGCCCGGTTCTATTATGCCACGCTATGGCTGGTTACTCGATAATAATGTCGATACAGCTTCAACACCTGCCAAAATAAGAGCCATGCAAACACTTGGTGTTCCTTATGCAAAAGGTTATGATCAGCAGGCAAATAAAGATCTGATGACACAGGCCAACAGCATCCGCATCAGTTTAAAAATGGATAAGATTGAAACACCTGCAAACAAAGAGATCGTTGCATTGATCGCTTATTTGCAACGATTAGGTAAAGACATTAAGGCCGAGAAGAAAACAGAAACAGCATTAGCTGATTGA
- the ccoS gene encoding cbb3-type cytochrome oxidase assembly protein CcoS, which produces MSVIILLLIASISVAAIFLGAFLWSVKNGQYDDETSPPMRILFDGNSPVKTGASKTETTNNSKP; this is translated from the coding sequence ATGAGTGTCATCATTTTATTATTGATCGCCAGTATATCGGTAGCCGCTATTTTTCTCGGCGCTTTTTTATGGAGTGTAAAAAACGGGCAGTACGATGATGAAACTTCACCACCAATGCGCATTTTATTCGATGGCAACTCGCCTGTAAAAACAGGAGCGTCCAAAACAGAAACAACGAACAACTCAAAACCATAG
- a CDS encoding heavy metal translocating P-type ATPase, translated as MNTSVKPTVKCYHCGDECINETIQLADKNFCCQGCKTVYQVLNQSDLCDYYELNQNPGTSQRITVRKDKFSFLDDEKIEQQLISFRNTEQTHVTFYLPQIHCSSCLWLLENLHRLNAAVISSRVNFTRKEVAIVFDHRSTSLRSVAELLTSIGYEPYISLQNLQQAKPRIQRSLIYQLGVAGFCFANIMLMSFPEYLGLEEAEKSMQSLFRYFNLILAIPVFLYSSLPFYKSAWGSLKHKYLNIDAPIALAIIMTFGRSLYEVLSNTGGGYFDSMSGIVFFMLVGRVLQEKTYQQLSFERDYTSYFPIAVTILKDKKEIPTALPEIKAGDTILIHNEELIPVDGLLTKGKAFIDYSFVTGESLPVLKDMGELLYAGGKQTGSNIELLVMKEVSQSYLTRLWNNGEKTKPEKTSFVDGLSRYFTWIVFALAAAGALYWSFQDAGKAWNVVTTILIVACPCALLLSNSFTNGNVLRILSKNKLYLRNAQTIEEMAKATHLVFDKTGTLTTTEEQDIQYIGEPFSDEIAGSIAAVAAQSTHPLSKLLAKELRNNETYEVRQFSETTGRGISGIVNHRIITLGSAEFVTGEEVTVFNGSSVYVSVDGILLGHFSIRNHYRPSIFKQISELRKQYRISILSGDNESERLNLQQELGMDVKLFFNQHPHDKLNYIKELQQKGQKVIMIGDGLNDAGALKQSDAGIAVTESTNNFTPASDGILEADRLKRLSSYLRFTKANKQVVLASFILSIVYNIIGLSFALQGILSPLVAAILMPSSSISIILLTFGASSLYARSLKLD; from the coding sequence ATGAACACGTCTGTAAAGCCAACGGTGAAATGCTATCATTGTGGTGATGAATGCATCAACGAAACCATTCAACTCGCCGACAAAAATTTTTGTTGCCAGGGTTGTAAAACCGTGTACCAGGTGCTCAACCAGAGTGATCTCTGCGATTATTATGAACTGAATCAAAACCCCGGCACCAGCCAACGCATAACAGTACGTAAAGACAAATTCTCTTTTTTAGATGATGAAAAGATCGAGCAGCAACTCATCTCCTTCCGCAATACTGAGCAAACGCATGTAACCTTTTATTTACCACAGATCCATTGCAGCTCCTGCTTATGGCTGTTGGAAAATCTGCACAGGTTAAATGCAGCTGTTATTTCTTCACGTGTAAATTTCACCCGTAAAGAAGTAGCAATAGTGTTTGATCACCGCAGCACATCTTTACGCAGCGTTGCAGAATTATTGACAAGTATTGGTTACGAACCCTACATCAGCCTGCAAAACCTGCAACAAGCAAAACCAAGAATTCAACGCAGCCTCATCTACCAATTGGGTGTGGCGGGTTTTTGTTTTGCCAACATCATGCTAATGAGTTTTCCTGAATACCTGGGTTTGGAGGAAGCAGAGAAGAGTATGCAATCGCTGTTCAGGTATTTCAATCTCATTTTAGCGATCCCCGTCTTTCTTTACAGCTCTCTCCCGTTCTATAAAAGTGCTTGGGGAAGTTTAAAACACAAATACCTCAACATTGATGCACCTATTGCATTAGCCATCATTATGACCTTTGGCAGAAGTTTATACGAAGTATTGAGCAATACAGGTGGTGGTTATTTCGATTCAATGAGCGGTATTGTTTTCTTTATGCTTGTTGGTCGTGTATTACAGGAAAAAACTTATCAGCAATTATCGTTCGAACGTGATTATACTTCTTACTTCCCGATTGCTGTTACTATTTTAAAAGATAAAAAAGAAATTCCCACTGCATTGCCTGAAATAAAAGCAGGTGATACTATTCTTATTCACAATGAAGAATTAATTCCAGTTGATGGCTTACTCACTAAAGGCAAAGCATTTATTGATTATAGTTTTGTTACCGGTGAATCGTTGCCTGTATTAAAAGACATGGGTGAATTGTTATATGCAGGTGGCAAACAAACCGGCAGTAACATTGAATTGCTGGTGATGAAAGAAGTATCGCAGAGTTATCTTACACGTTTATGGAACAATGGTGAAAAAACAAAACCGGAGAAAACTTCTTTTGTTGATGGACTGAGCCGCTATTTTACCTGGATCGTTTTTGCGTTGGCCGCCGCAGGCGCTTTATATTGGAGTTTTCAGGACGCTGGTAAAGCATGGAATGTTGTAACTACTATTTTAATTGTGGCATGTCCTTGTGCTTTGTTACTCAGCAACAGTTTTACCAATGGAAATGTGTTACGCATCCTCAGCAAAAACAAACTGTATCTGCGTAATGCACAAACTATTGAAGAAATGGCGAAGGCTACACATTTGGTGTTCGATAAAACAGGCACACTCACTACAACAGAAGAACAAGACATTCAGTACATCGGCGAACCTTTCAGTGATGAAATTGCAGGAAGTATTGCCGCAGTAGCAGCACAAAGCACACACCCATTGAGTAAGTTGCTGGCAAAAGAATTACGCAACAACGAAACCTATGAAGTAAGACAGTTTAGTGAAACAACGGGAAGAGGTATCAGTGGCATTGTTAATCACCGCATCATTACACTTGGCTCTGCTGAATTTGTAACAGGTGAAGAAGTAACGGTGTTCAATGGAAGTTCTGTGTATGTTTCTGTTGATGGAATACTGCTCGGCCATTTCAGTATACGTAATCATTACCGTCCTTCCATTTTTAAACAGATCAGCGAACTGCGGAAACAATACCGTATCTCTATTCTCTCAGGCGATAACGAAAGCGAACGATTGAACCTGCAGCAGGAACTTGGCATGGATGTAAAATTATTCTTCAACCAACATCCACACGACAAGCTCAATTACATCAAAGAACTGCAACAGAAAGGCCAGAAAGTAATTATGATCGGCGATGGGTTGAACGATGCCGGTGCATTAAAACAAAGCGATGCAGGTATTGCCGTAACTGAAAGTACCAACAACTTTACTCCTGCCAGTGATGGTATTCTTGAAGCTGACCGTTTGAAACGGCTTTCATCGTACCTGCGTTTTACCAAGGCCAACAAACAGGTAGTGCTCGCCAGCTTTATACTATCGATCGTTTATAATATCATCGGTCTCAGCTTTGCTTTGCAGGGAATTTTATCTCCTCTTGTTGCTGCCATCCTCATGCCCTCCAGCTCTATCAGTATTATCCTCTTAACCTTCGGCGCATCATCTCTTTATGCCCGTTCGCTGAAACTGGATTGA
- a CDS encoding Hsp20/alpha crystallin family protein — MSTRAISKPGMLPTVFNDFFKPWNEWFDNGGAFTGQTMTMPAVNIVESKEDYKVSLAVPGMKKEDFNIDVEGNMLTISCEREENREEKEHQYTRKEYNYSSFSRSFTLPEEVNKEKIEAKYEEGVLKLMLPKKEEAKKLAAGKHIAVK, encoded by the coding sequence CAACAAGAGCGATTTCAAAACCCGGCATGCTGCCAACAGTATTTAATGATTTCTTCAAACCATGGAATGAATGGTTTGATAATGGAGGTGCATTCACTGGCCAAACAATGACCATGCCTGCCGTTAACATTGTTGAAAGCAAAGAAGACTACAAAGTGTCTTTAGCTGTACCTGGTATGAAAAAAGAAGACTTCAATATTGATGTGGAAGGCAATATGCTAACCATCAGCTGTGAAAGGGAAGAAAACAGAGAGGAAAAAGAACATCAGTATACTCGCAAAGAATACAACTATTCTTCTTTCAGCCGCAGCTTTACTTTACCTGAAGAGGTAAACAAAGAAAAAATTGAAGCTAAATATGAAGAAGGTGTGTTGAAACTCATGCTTCCAAAAAAAGAGGAAGCCAAAAAGCTCGCAGCGGGCAAACATATCGCTGTAAAATAG